DNA sequence from the Hyalangium ruber genome:
CGTCCTCAGCGGATCGCCCTTCGCATTGCGTGCCCCGTAAGCCCTGGCCGCCACCACACGCCCGTTGTCGATCACCGCGAGCGCCAGCCCCTTCGCGCCGGTCGCGGCCATCGCGCGCTCCACTTCGGCATCCAGCTCGGCCATGCCGGGGACGGGTGGCACCTCTCGGGGAACCGGCGCCGTGGCGCAACCGCTGGCGAACAGCACACACAGACTCCAGGCACGCAGCGTGTTCATGAGCTCGGCTCCCGACCGGTACTGGTTCGCCAGCAACGCTGGGAGCGCGCTTAACGCCTTTCCCTGCTGCCTATCAACCGTCCCGCGCGGCCCTCGGCCACTACAACCGTGGCAGGACGCCAGTCCACCCACGCGTGTTGCCACGGTGGCGGGTGTCCGACGCGTCCGCACGAGAGCAGGCGAGCGTGCTCCAGGGAGGAGTGCGCTCCCTCGGACTCGAGCCACCACCGGATTCGGCCAGCGGGTCGAACCCGGGGACGGCACGCCAAATGCTTCTCTCGTCCGTGGCGGTGTTGCCCACCCCCTTGCCCTTCGAGAGGTATCCCAGATGAACGACTCTTCGCCGCGCCCTCCTTCACAGCCTGCCCCCGCCCCCTCCTCGTCCTCTCGAGGCCTGACCCTGGCAGGGTTGGGACTCCTCGTGGCGAGCCTGATCGCGGGCGCGGCATGGTGGATCCAGCCGAGCACCCGCCCTACCGAGCGCGGCCCCCAGCCCGCGCCCGTGTCTTCCGCGGTCGCGGTGCCACAGGAGAAGGGTGAGCTGGGCCACGTCCCGCCTCCCCGCGTGGCACTCGACTCCCTCTCCTCCGACCCCGGGTTCGCGCGTTGGCTGCAGGAGGCTGGGCTTGTCGAGCGCGTCGTCGCGGCGGTGGCCGCCGTTGCCGAGGGCAACAGCCCCCGCGAGCCGCTCTCCTTCCTCGCTCCCCAGGGTGCATTCACGGTGAGCGAGCGCAAGACGGGGACCTTCATCTCCCCCGCGAGTCATGCGCGCTATGACGGAGTGACCCGCGTGTTCTGCTCTCTGGATGCGCAAGCGGTCGCGGGCGTCTATGCCACCCTGCGCCCGTCGCTCTCCGCGACCTTCGCCACCCTGGCTCGCCCGGGGGCTCGCTTCGACCA
Encoded proteins:
- a CDS encoding DUF3014 domain-containing protein, yielding MASLIAGAAWWIQPSTRPTERGPQPAPVSSAVAVPQEKGELGHVPPPRVALDSLSSDPGFARWLQEAGLVERVVAAVAAVAEGNSPREPLSFLAPQGAFTVSERKTGTFISPASHARYDGVTRVFCSLDAQAVAGVYATLRPSLSATFATLARPGARFDQALQSSIQSMLEVPVVRGEVEVVPRGAVWAYKDASLEALNPAQKHLLRMGPQNVARIQDKLRELSSALELKLARR